From Quadrisphaera sp. DSM 44207, the proteins below share one genomic window:
- a CDS encoding deoxyribodipyrimidine photo-lyase, with translation MPPTVLWFRRDLRLGDHPALLAAARAGGDGVLALFVLDPALLDPAGAPRTAWLFRSLRALRESLGGALVVRSGDPARVVPAVAEEVGAQEVHVTADTGPHGRARDERVDAALSAAGRRLVRTGTPYAVGPGTLLTSSGTPFSVYTPFSRAWEEHGRPAPAPRPQGVRWLSVPGEDVPPDPDLQGIVLPPVGEAAALERWRAFSGSVAGYGDARDRPDVAGSSQLSAHLKYGEVHPRTLLADLDAAPDPRSPGAQAYRRELAWREFNADVLWHRPDAARRSLRPRMDAMRFASEAEAAREVAAWEEGRTGYPFVDAAMRQLRAEAWVHNRARMVAASFLVKDLHVHWRVGARYFMHWLRDGDLASNQLGWQWVAGTGTDSAPYFRVFNPVTQGEKSDPDGEYVRRYVPELRHLAGAAVHEPWAAPDGYAHGYPQRIVDHAAERAEALARYQAVKD, from the coding sequence GTGCCGCCGACCGTGCTGTGGTTCCGCCGCGACCTGCGCCTGGGCGACCACCCCGCCCTGCTCGCCGCCGCGCGGGCCGGCGGGGACGGCGTCCTGGCGCTGTTCGTCCTCGACCCGGCGCTGCTCGACCCCGCCGGGGCGCCGCGCACCGCGTGGCTGTTCCGGTCGCTGAGGGCGCTGCGCGAGTCCCTCGGCGGGGCGCTGGTGGTGCGCTCGGGCGACCCGGCGCGCGTCGTCCCGGCCGTCGCGGAGGAGGTCGGCGCGCAGGAGGTGCACGTCACCGCGGACACCGGGCCGCACGGGCGCGCCCGCGACGAGCGCGTCGACGCCGCGCTGTCCGCCGCCGGCCGGCGGCTGGTGCGCACCGGCACGCCCTACGCCGTCGGTCCCGGCACGCTGCTGACCAGCAGCGGGACGCCGTTCAGCGTCTACACGCCCTTCTCCCGCGCCTGGGAGGAGCACGGCCGGCCCGCTCCCGCCCCGCGCCCGCAGGGCGTGCGCTGGCTGTCGGTGCCCGGCGAGGACGTCCCCCCCGACCCGGACCTGCAGGGGATCGTGCTGCCGCCCGTCGGCGAGGCGGCGGCGCTGGAGCGCTGGCGCGCGTTCTCGGGCTCGGTGGCCGGCTACGGCGACGCGCGCGACCGCCCGGACGTCGCCGGCAGCTCCCAGCTGTCGGCGCACCTGAAGTACGGGGAGGTCCACCCGCGCACGCTGCTGGCCGACCTCGACGCGGCCCCCGACCCCCGATCGCCGGGCGCGCAGGCCTACCGCCGCGAGCTGGCGTGGCGCGAGTTCAACGCCGACGTGCTGTGGCACCGCCCGGACGCCGCGCGCCGCTCCCTGCGCCCCCGCATGGACGCGATGCGGTTCGCGAGCGAGGCCGAGGCCGCGCGCGAGGTGGCGGCGTGGGAGGAGGGCCGCACGGGCTACCCGTTCGTCGACGCCGCGATGCGGCAGCTGCGCGCCGAGGCGTGGGTGCACAACCGGGCCCGCATGGTGGCGGCCAGCTTCCTCGTCAAGGACCTGCACGTGCACTGGCGGGTCGGGGCGCGGTACTTCATGCACTGGCTGCGCGACGGCGACCTGGCGAGCAACCAGCTCGGGTGGCAGTGGGTGGCCGGCACGGGCACGGACTCCGCGCCGTACTTCCGGGTCTTCAACCCCGTCACCCAGGGGGAGAAGTCCGACCCGGACGGCGAGTACGTGCGCCGCTACGTGCCCGAGCTGCGCCACCTGGCCGGGGCGGCGGTGCACGAGCCGTGGGCCGCGCCCGACGGGTACGCGCACGGGTACCCGCAGCGGATCGTCGACCACGCGGCCGAGCGGGCGGAGGCCCTCGCCCGCTACCAGGCCGTCAAGGACTGA
- a CDS encoding ABC transporter ATP-binding protein, with translation MRAAPLTWRRLAGRPSALAVAAAAVAAVGETLATVVAGRLADAPTPDLLAALAVLLLGATLLDTAGRTAFSGVVGRAEGRLRTDLVRAALRQPLPVLEEQAVGEVLDRVDDDPRQVGELLRRTGWELGRSVLRSVLAWVVAGLTWWPAWFAFPLVAFAAVAVSRRLARVVAERKLAEEAAWSDHSAQLEEAVAGRDDVRSSLGQPHVVRTYARQAAEVLRRVQATARASTAVSLRTGLVVHAMLAALAVAGVGLVSGGRLGTAELVTLWLLVTAFAGQLSQVTNHLPELQAGLGALARIRSLLSAPQEPDGGAPVPPGPADVEVRHLTFAYPGGFALSDVDLLVPAGATCALVGRTGAGKSTLAKLLSRAVEPPPGTVFVGGQDVTATAVDDLRRTVGVVTQRTELLAATLEENITLFADVPPGAVQDAVEALGLPDWVASLPHGLATRLGTGGTTLSAGEEQLVAFARLLVRDVAVVVLDEATARMDPQTEALVTGAAERLLAGRTGVVVAHRLSTTRRADSVAVLERGRVVQSGPREELAAAPGPFAELLRAAGHAPPAPAAGRALSVRAERRALPPAPPVRPPGLARTVVRLIAVHPQWGLLGALCFLGVSLLSAYGAVTGYLWGRVVGGLEAGRAPWSTAGLLAAAVLTAPLLLAVAFRTYFPWWSAVTLRLRLGVLRGQTMQRRLARTPPGEVAARALDTDRLVVYVDRWVDVTIGVLVVVATAVAGQSLLAGAVVGGVLVLSALVSVAGAPLAGSSAREAGDERARFGRSLVSALDAARTVKLAAATSAVLAHLAAVDARRVAASVREFRVRTLLEGVPNLLVRTGVVAAWAAHLTGVWDLPTTLLVTTAVSGSDWFGTVAGAAITEAPVARRWLQASSELAGGTDLVAPPDGVDLVTGAAPSPPLTGRVPLERLVLERVTAVHDDGTVGVADVDLSVDAGELVLLVGRVGSGKSSLLAALAGLVDHEGSIRWNELEVEDPQLFLRPGQVAWVGQVPRVLSGSFVDNIALDHDRAVQAAVEDARLGRDVEEAGGHGALVGHRGVRLSGGQVQRVALARALATDAELIVADDVSSALDARTEIELWEALRHRGATVVGASSKRSALARADCVVVLDEGRVAATGRWEDLAPAWGHLAG, from the coding sequence GTGCGCGCTGCGCCGCTGACCTGGCGCCGGCTCGCCGGACGCCCGAGCGCGCTCGCCGTCGCCGCGGCCGCGGTCGCCGCCGTCGGCGAGACCCTCGCCACGGTCGTCGCCGGCCGCCTCGCCGACGCCCCCACCCCCGACCTGCTCGCGGCCCTGGCCGTGCTGCTGCTGGGCGCGACCCTGCTCGACACCGCCGGGCGCACCGCGTTCTCCGGCGTCGTCGGCCGCGCCGAGGGCCGCCTGCGCACCGACCTGGTGCGCGCCGCGCTGCGCCAGCCCCTGCCGGTGCTGGAGGAGCAGGCGGTCGGGGAGGTCCTCGACCGCGTGGACGACGACCCCCGCCAGGTCGGGGAGCTGCTGCGGCGCACCGGCTGGGAGCTCGGCCGCTCGGTGCTGCGCTCGGTGCTGGCGTGGGTGGTGGCGGGGCTGACCTGGTGGCCGGCGTGGTTCGCCTTCCCCCTCGTGGCGTTCGCGGCGGTGGCGGTCTCCCGGCGCCTGGCGCGGGTCGTCGCCGAGCGCAAGCTCGCCGAGGAGGCCGCCTGGTCCGACCACTCGGCCCAGCTGGAGGAGGCCGTGGCCGGGCGCGACGACGTGCGCTCCTCGCTCGGCCAGCCGCACGTCGTCCGCACCTACGCCCGCCAGGCCGCCGAGGTGCTGCGCCGGGTGCAGGCCACCGCCCGCGCCTCGACCGCCGTGAGCCTGCGCACCGGGCTCGTCGTGCACGCGATGCTGGCCGCGCTCGCGGTGGCCGGCGTGGGGCTGGTCAGCGGCGGCCGCCTCGGCACGGCCGAGCTGGTGACCCTGTGGCTGCTGGTCACCGCCTTCGCGGGGCAGCTGAGCCAGGTCACGAACCACCTGCCGGAGCTGCAGGCGGGCCTCGGGGCGCTCGCCCGCATCCGGTCCCTGCTGTCCGCGCCGCAGGAGCCGGACGGCGGCGCCCCGGTGCCGCCCGGGCCCGCGGACGTCGAGGTGCGGCACCTGACGTTCGCCTACCCGGGCGGCTTCGCGCTCTCCGACGTCGACCTGCTCGTGCCGGCGGGGGCGACGTGCGCGCTGGTCGGGCGCACCGGGGCGGGCAAGTCCACGCTCGCCAAGCTGCTCTCGCGCGCGGTCGAGCCGCCGCCGGGCACGGTCTTCGTCGGCGGGCAGGACGTCACCGCGACCGCGGTGGACGACCTGCGCCGCACGGTCGGCGTCGTCACCCAGCGCACGGAGCTGCTCGCGGCGACGCTGGAGGAGAACATCACCCTGTTCGCCGACGTCCCGCCCGGCGCCGTGCAGGACGCGGTCGAGGCGCTCGGCCTTCCCGACTGGGTCGCCTCCCTGCCGCACGGCCTGGCCACCCGGCTCGGCACGGGGGGCACGACGCTGTCGGCGGGGGAGGAGCAGCTGGTCGCCTTCGCCCGGCTGCTCGTGCGGGACGTCGCGGTCGTCGTCCTCGACGAGGCCACCGCGCGGATGGACCCGCAGACGGAGGCGCTCGTCACCGGCGCCGCCGAGCGCCTGCTCGCCGGGCGCACCGGCGTCGTCGTCGCGCACCGGCTGTCGACGACGCGCCGCGCGGACTCCGTCGCGGTGCTCGAGCGCGGCCGCGTGGTGCAGTCCGGGCCGCGCGAGGAGCTCGCCGCCGCACCCGGCCCCTTCGCCGAGCTGCTGCGCGCGGCCGGGCACGCCCCGCCGGCCCCCGCCGCGGGGCGGGCGCTGTCGGTGCGCGCCGAGCGGCGCGCCCTGCCGCCCGCGCCGCCGGTGCGGCCCCCGGGCCTGGCCCGCACGGTCGTGCGGCTGATCGCCGTGCACCCGCAGTGGGGGCTGCTCGGGGCGCTGTGCTTCCTCGGCGTGTCGCTGCTGAGCGCCTACGGCGCCGTGACCGGGTACCTGTGGGGCCGCGTGGTCGGCGGGCTCGAGGCCGGGCGCGCCCCGTGGAGCACCGCGGGCCTGCTGGCCGCCGCGGTGCTCACCGCGCCGCTGCTGCTCGCCGTGGCGTTCCGCACCTACTTCCCGTGGTGGTCGGCGGTCACGCTGCGGCTGCGCCTGGGCGTGCTGCGCGGGCAGACGATGCAGCGGCGCCTGGCGCGCACCCCGCCCGGGGAGGTCGCCGCCCGCGCCCTGGACACCGACCGCCTCGTCGTCTACGTCGACCGCTGGGTGGACGTCACCATCGGCGTCCTCGTCGTGGTCGCCACCGCGGTCGCCGGCCAGAGCCTGCTGGCCGGTGCCGTGGTCGGCGGCGTGCTGGTGCTCTCGGCGCTGGTGTCCGTGGCCGGCGCGCCGCTGGCCGGGTCCTCCGCCCGCGAGGCCGGCGACGAGCGGGCCCGCTTCGGGCGCTCCCTGGTCTCGGCGCTGGACGCCGCGCGCACCGTGAAGCTGGCGGCCGCGACGTCCGCCGTGCTCGCGCACCTGGCGGCGGTCGACGCGCGCCGGGTCGCGGCGTCCGTGCGCGAGTTCCGGGTGCGGACCCTGCTGGAGGGCGTGCCGAACCTGCTCGTGCGGACCGGCGTGGTCGCGGCGTGGGCCGCCCACCTGACCGGGGTGTGGGACCTTCCGACGACCCTGCTCGTGACGACCGCGGTCAGCGGGTCGGACTGGTTCGGCACGGTCGCCGGCGCCGCCATCACCGAGGCCCCCGTGGCGCGGCGGTGGCTGCAGGCGTCCTCGGAGCTGGCCGGCGGCACCGACCTGGTGGCGCCGCCGGACGGCGTCGACCTCGTCACCGGCGCGGCGCCGTCCCCGCCGCTCACCGGGCGCGTGCCGCTGGAGCGCCTGGTGCTGGAGCGCGTGACCGCCGTCCACGACGACGGCACCGTCGGGGTCGCGGACGTCGACCTGAGCGTCGACGCCGGCGAGCTGGTGCTGCTCGTCGGGCGCGTCGGGTCGGGCAAGTCGAGCCTGCTGGCGGCGCTGGCCGGGCTGGTGGACCACGAGGGCTCGATCCGGTGGAACGAGCTCGAGGTCGAGGACCCGCAGCTGTTCCTGCGCCCCGGCCAGGTCGCCTGGGTCGGGCAGGTGCCGCGCGTGCTGTCGGGCTCCTTCGTCGACAACATCGCCCTCGACCACGACCGCGCCGTGCAGGCCGCCGTCGAGGACGCGCGGCTGGGCCGCGACGTGGAGGAGGCCGGCGGCCACGGCGCCCTGGTGGGCCACCGCGGGGTGCGGCTGTCCGGCGGGCAGGTGCAGCGCGTCGCCCTCGCCCGGGCCCTGGCCACGGACGCCGAGCTGATCGTCGCCGACGACGTCTCCTCCGCCCTCGACGCGCGCACCGAGATCGAGCTGTGGGAGGCGCTGCGCCACCGCGGCGCCACCGTCGTCGGCGCCAGCTCCAAGCGCTCGGCCCTGGCGCGCGCCGACTGCGTCGTCGTCCTCGACGAGGGGCGGGTCGCCGCGACCGGGCGCTGGGAGGACCTCGCCCCGGCCTGGGGCCACCTGGCCGGCTGA
- a CDS encoding FAD-dependent oxidoreductase encodes MAQQQAVVVGSGPGGTTAALGLARQGWSVTVVERDASGPPQGGDVEAWERSGVAQFHHPHAFLARLFAELQRELPDVLDALSAAGAVPVPLPGPVRAAWCRRSTLERVLREVLAAEPRVGRVAGSAAAVVRSGGRVTGLRLRTGDVLPARLVVDAGGRRGRLTEDLVGDEVDEPSNEVYASRRYRLRPGACAPRANRRIIAVAESDGYAVLVFPHDAGTFTAALARLPEDDELAQARHGEVFDAALAAVPMALEWIAPQQAEPISAVRVMGGLRNTHRVLREDAPLGLHRVGDVVCTTNPHFGRGTALAVASALRLASAVAADPGDARSWREATDAWERGELREWFEDGCELDRSRTAVWRAGIAGRPAGPALLASVPPGQLPRLAVLAAAGADPVIARTVLRHMHMVDAPQALLTAAPRVQDLLARGWRPGADAEGAPAPARADLVERLRRHARGAASSSGAGVSTTATPSTSSS; translated from the coding sequence ATGGCGCAGCAGCAGGCCGTGGTCGTCGGGAGCGGACCGGGCGGGACCACCGCCGCCCTGGGCCTGGCCCGTCAGGGGTGGTCGGTCACCGTGGTCGAGCGGGACGCCTCGGGGCCGCCGCAGGGCGGGGACGTCGAGGCGTGGGAGCGCAGCGGCGTGGCGCAGTTCCACCACCCGCACGCCTTCCTCGCCCGGCTCTTCGCCGAGCTGCAGCGCGAGCTGCCCGACGTCCTCGACGCGCTGTCGGCGGCCGGGGCCGTCCCGGTGCCGCTGCCCGGACCCGTGAGGGCGGCCTGGTGCCGGCGCAGCACCCTGGAGCGGGTGCTGCGGGAGGTGCTCGCGGCCGAGCCCCGCGTGGGCCGGGTGGCCGGGAGCGCCGCCGCGGTGGTGCGCTCCGGCGGGCGGGTGACGGGCCTGCGGCTGCGCACCGGGGACGTGCTGCCGGCGCGGCTCGTCGTGGACGCGGGGGGCCGGCGCGGGCGGCTGACCGAGGACCTGGTCGGCGACGAGGTCGACGAGCCCTCGAACGAGGTCTACGCCTCCCGCCGCTACCGGCTGCGCCCGGGCGCCTGCGCGCCCCGGGCCAACCGGAGGATCATCGCCGTGGCCGAGAGCGACGGGTACGCCGTCCTCGTCTTCCCCCACGACGCCGGCACGTTCACCGCGGCCCTGGCCCGCCTGCCCGAGGACGACGAGCTGGCGCAGGCCCGCCACGGCGAGGTCTTCGACGCGGCGCTGGCCGCGGTGCCGATGGCGCTCGAGTGGATCGCTCCCCAGCAGGCCGAGCCGATCTCCGCGGTCCGGGTCATGGGCGGGCTGCGCAACACCCACCGGGTGCTGCGCGAGGACGCCCCGCTCGGCCTGCACCGGGTGGGGGACGTCGTGTGCACCACGAACCCCCACTTCGGGCGCGGGACGGCGCTGGCCGTGGCCTCGGCGCTGCGCCTGGCCTCCGCGGTGGCGGCCGACCCCGGCGACGCCCGCTCCTGGCGGGAGGCCACCGACGCGTGGGAGCGCGGGGAGCTGCGGGAGTGGTTCGAGGACGGCTGCGAGCTCGACCGCTCGCGCACCGCCGTGTGGCGGGCGGGGATCGCCGGGCGGCCCGCCGGCCCGGCCCTCCTGGCCTCCGTCCCGCCGGGGCAGCTGCCCCGGCTGGCGGTCCTGGCCGCGGCCGGCGCGGATCCGGTGATCGCGCGGACCGTCCTGCGCCACATGCACATGGTCGACGCGCCGCAGGCGCTGCTGACCGCGGCGCCGCGCGTGCAGGACCTGCTCGCCCGCGGCTGGCGACCCGGCGCCGACGCGGAGGGGGCTCCCGCCCCGGCCCGCGCCGACCTCGTCGAGCGGCTGCGCCGCCACGCGCGGGGCGCCGCGTCGTCCAGCGGCGCCGGCGTCAGCACCACGGCGACCCCGAGCACGTCCTCGTCCTGA
- a CDS encoding SAM-dependent methyltransferase: protein MPTTDLATALEQVRALLLDGERLVRAVGTGRRRGCEPPAVDRVELRPVDLRAGRHLQAVHRTGPAVRTHNHDAAAAPAAVDALLALPFGNWHVETADEVLQLRVTKRGQAQVHRAATSRRDVSAGPRAHDRARARLLDPGDPLFAVLGADADKRRQVDAFLRQLAPAVRDGLPAAPDADAPLRAVDLGCGNAYLTFAAHRWLAEQPRGARTVGVELREDLVARSAGRAGEAGLAGLSFTAGTIADADPVPDLGGAPDVVLALHACDTATDDALARAVRWGAPVVLAAPCCHHDVQQQIGTGTSGAPEPYAALVRHAILRERFADVLTDALRAQVLRLLGYRVDVVEFVDSRHTPRNALLRAVRTGAPPTPALVAEHRELTRAWGVVPALAERLRPELDAALAAVPAA from the coding sequence GTGCCGACCACCGACCTCGCGACCGCGCTGGAGCAGGTGCGCGCCCTCCTGCTGGACGGCGAGCGCCTGGTCCGTGCCGTGGGCACCGGCCGCCGCCGCGGCTGCGAGCCGCCGGCGGTGGACCGGGTGGAGCTGCGCCCGGTCGACCTGCGCGCCGGCCGCCACCTGCAGGCCGTGCACCGCACCGGGCCGGCCGTGCGCACGCACAACCACGACGCCGCGGCGGCGCCCGCCGCGGTGGACGCGCTGCTGGCGCTGCCGTTCGGCAACTGGCACGTGGAGACCGCCGACGAGGTGCTGCAGCTGCGCGTGACCAAGCGCGGCCAGGCGCAGGTGCACCGGGCGGCCACCAGCCGCCGCGACGTCTCCGCCGGTCCGCGCGCCCACGACCGCGCCCGGGCCCGCCTGCTCGACCCGGGCGACCCGCTGTTCGCCGTCCTGGGCGCCGACGCCGACAAGCGCCGCCAGGTCGACGCCTTCCTGCGCCAGCTGGCCCCCGCCGTCCGCGACGGGCTGCCCGCCGCACCCGACGCCGACGCCCCGCTGCGCGCCGTCGACCTCGGCTGCGGCAACGCCTACCTGACCTTCGCCGCCCACCGCTGGCTCGCCGAGCAGCCGCGCGGCGCCCGCACCGTCGGGGTCGAGCTGCGCGAGGACCTCGTCGCCCGCAGCGCCGGGCGCGCCGGCGAGGCCGGCCTGGCGGGGCTGTCCTTCACCGCCGGCACCATCGCGGACGCCGACCCGGTGCCCGACCTCGGCGGCGCCCCGGACGTCGTCCTCGCCCTGCACGCCTGCGACACCGCCACCGACGACGCCCTGGCGCGCGCGGTGCGCTGGGGCGCGCCCGTGGTGCTCGCGGCGCCGTGCTGCCACCACGACGTGCAGCAGCAGATCGGCACGGGCACCTCCGGCGCGCCGGAGCCGTACGCGGCGCTGGTGCGGCACGCGATCCTGCGCGAGCGCTTCGCCGACGTGCTCACCGACGCCCTGCGCGCGCAGGTGCTGCGCCTGCTCGGCTACCGCGTGGACGTCGTCGAGTTCGTCGACTCCCGGCACACGCCGCGCAACGCGCTGCTGCGCGCGGTGCGCACCGGCGCCCCGCCGACGCCCGCGCTGGTGGCCGAGCACCGGGAGCTGACGCGGGCGTGGGGCGTCGTCCCGGCCCTGGCCGAGCGCCTGCGCCCCGAGCTGGACGCCGCGCTGGCCGCCGTCCCCGCCGCCTGA
- the serC gene encoding phosphoserine transaminase, whose translation MSTVPAITIPVDLLPRDGRFGSGPSKVRPAQVEALAAAGTTLLGTSHRQAPVKGLVRRAREGLRALFEAPDGYEVVLGNGGSTAFWDVAALCLVRERSQHLAFGEFGDRFAAVTAGAPFLADPDVRRAEPGTRPSPSAVAGVDVYAWPHNETSTGVVAPVQRVAGADDGALVVVDATSAAGGLAVDVAQTDAYYFAPQKSFASDGGLWLALLSPAAVERVGALAGARWVPPSLDLGVALANSRRDQTLNTPAVATLLLLAEQVDWLLERGGLAWAAARTADSASRLYGWAEASAHARPFVADPAARSSVVGTIDLDASVDAAAVAAALRANGVVDLEPYRGLARNQLRVGMYPAVEPDDVSALTACVDFVLERLA comes from the coding sequence GTGAGCACCGTGCCCGCCATCACGATCCCGGTCGACCTGCTGCCTCGGGACGGGCGGTTCGGCTCCGGTCCCTCCAAGGTGCGCCCCGCGCAGGTCGAGGCGCTGGCCGCGGCGGGCACGACCCTGCTGGGCACCTCCCACCGGCAGGCGCCCGTCAAGGGCCTGGTGCGGCGCGCGCGCGAGGGGCTGCGCGCCCTGTTCGAGGCCCCCGACGGCTACGAGGTCGTCCTCGGCAACGGCGGGTCCACCGCCTTCTGGGACGTCGCGGCCCTGTGCCTGGTGCGCGAGCGCTCCCAGCACCTGGCGTTCGGGGAGTTCGGCGACCGCTTCGCCGCGGTCACCGCGGGGGCCCCGTTCCTCGCCGATCCCGACGTGCGCCGCGCCGAGCCGGGCACCCGGCCCTCGCCGTCCGCGGTGGCCGGCGTCGACGTGTACGCGTGGCCGCACAACGAGACCTCCACGGGCGTCGTGGCCCCGGTGCAGCGGGTGGCGGGCGCGGACGACGGCGCGCTCGTCGTCGTGGACGCCACCTCGGCGGCCGGCGGGCTGGCCGTGGACGTCGCCCAGACCGACGCGTACTACTTCGCGCCGCAGAAGTCCTTCGCCTCCGACGGCGGGCTGTGGCTCGCGCTGCTCTCCCCCGCCGCCGTCGAGCGCGTCGGGGCGCTGGCGGGCGCGCGGTGGGTGCCGCCGAGCCTGGACCTCGGCGTCGCGCTCGCGAACTCCCGCCGGGACCAGACGCTCAACACGCCCGCCGTCGCGACGCTGCTGCTCCTGGCCGAGCAGGTGGACTGGCTGCTCGAGCGCGGCGGCCTGGCGTGGGCGGCGGCCCGCACGGCGGACTCGGCCTCGCGGCTGTACGGCTGGGCCGAGGCCAGCGCGCACGCCCGGCCCTTCGTCGCCGATCCCGCGGCGCGCTCGAGCGTGGTCGGCACCATCGACCTGGACGCGTCGGTGGACGCCGCCGCGGTCGCCGCCGCGCTGCGCGCCAACGGCGTCGTCGACCTCGAGCCCTACCGCGGCCTGGCCCGCAACCAGCTGCGCGTGGGCATGTACCCGGCCGTCGAGCCGGACGACGTCTCCGCGCTGACCGCCTGCGTCGACTTCGTGCTCGAGCGCCTGGCCTGA
- the pdxH gene encoding pyridoxamine 5'-phosphate oxidase, whose translation MDTRSLADRRVDYGRGPDAGLLESDLAAAPLAQFEAWYAEVEHAPAVPEPNAVVLATVDAAGLPDARTVLLKGVDARGFTFYTNHRSAKGAQLAAVPAAALVLPWHGVQRQVRVRGAVEHVPREESAAYFTSRPWGSRIGAWASQQSQEVGSRGELEAAWDAAAARWPDGGAQVPLPEHWGGYLVRPVEVEFWVGRSSRLHDRLVYVSRTGAAAPLDDAGAWRVVRRQP comes from the coding sequence GTGGACACCCGCTCTCTGGCCGACCGCCGCGTGGACTACGGGCGCGGCCCGGACGCCGGGCTGCTCGAGTCCGACCTCGCCGCCGCGCCGCTGGCCCAGTTCGAGGCGTGGTACGCCGAGGTCGAGCACGCCCCGGCCGTGCCCGAGCCGAACGCGGTGGTGCTGGCCACGGTCGACGCCGCCGGGCTGCCCGACGCGCGCACCGTGCTGCTCAAGGGCGTCGACGCCCGCGGGTTCACCTTCTACACCAACCACCGCTCGGCCAAGGGCGCCCAGCTCGCGGCCGTGCCGGCGGCCGCGCTCGTGCTGCCCTGGCACGGCGTGCAGCGGCAGGTGCGCGTGCGCGGGGCGGTGGAGCACGTGCCGCGGGAGGAGAGCGCCGCCTACTTCACGTCCCGCCCGTGGGGGTCGCGGATCGGGGCGTGGGCCTCGCAGCAGTCGCAGGAGGTCGGCTCGCGCGGGGAGCTGGAGGCGGCCTGGGACGCGGCCGCCGCCCGCTGGCCCGACGGCGGGGCGCAGGTGCCGCTGCCGGAGCACTGGGGCGGCTACCTCGTGCGGCCGGTCGAGGTCGAGTTCTGGGTCGGGCGCTCCTCCCGGCTGCACGACCGGCTCGTCTACGTCTCGCGCACCGGGGCGGCGGCGCCGCTGGACGACGCGGGCGCCTGGCGCGTCGTCCGCCGCCAGCCCTGA
- a CDS encoding MFS transporter has product MSAGSTAAAALTSAFGPVFRSLGVRNYRIWATGAIVSNVGVWMQRVAQDWLVLTELTDESAVALGITTALQFGPILLLGPLAGLVADRLPQRGLLMATQLLSGLWALLLGLLVIGGHAQLWQVYVLAGLLGATSAFDGPVRQTFVASMVPPAQLANAVGLNSASFNAARLVGPGVAGLMIAAFGTGPVFLANAASFGATFAALLALRTRELHPLPRAPRGRGATREGFAYVRGRPDILLILVVVGLVGAFGMNFQMTTALMARVEFGRGATEYGLLGSVMAIGSLSGALLAARRERPRLRLVVGAAVAFGVSALVASAMPTYELFAVALVPVGLSALTLMTAANATVQTTTEPALRGRVMAVYMAVFAGTAPIGAPLVGWVGEVAGPRWSIAVGGVAALLAAAVVVAVVARRQEITVHASVHARPHLQLELTDLGTERPDVSRSAPPAALVRESAGDGVPAVAPSRESAGDGAPAPARGPVADPPRPAAARSGGERRPGARPAARAPGERRRSGARVG; this is encoded by the coding sequence ATGAGCGCCGGCAGCACGGCCGCAGCCGCGCTCACCTCCGCGTTCGGCCCGGTGTTCCGCTCCCTGGGCGTGCGCAACTACCGCATCTGGGCCACCGGCGCGATCGTCTCCAACGTCGGCGTCTGGATGCAGCGCGTCGCCCAGGACTGGCTGGTGCTCACCGAGCTCACGGACGAGTCCGCCGTCGCCCTCGGCATCACCACCGCCCTGCAGTTCGGGCCGATCCTGCTGCTCGGCCCGCTCGCGGGGCTGGTCGCCGACCGCCTGCCGCAGCGCGGGCTGCTCATGGCCACCCAGCTGCTCTCGGGCCTGTGGGCGCTGCTGCTCGGCCTGCTGGTGATCGGCGGGCACGCGCAGCTGTGGCAGGTGTACGTGCTCGCGGGCCTGCTCGGCGCCACCTCGGCCTTCGACGGGCCGGTGCGCCAGACGTTCGTCGCCTCGATGGTGCCGCCGGCGCAGCTGGCGAACGCCGTGGGGCTCAACAGCGCCTCGTTCAACGCGGCGCGCCTCGTCGGCCCCGGCGTCGCCGGCCTGATGATCGCCGCGTTCGGCACCGGCCCGGTCTTCCTCGCCAACGCCGCCTCCTTCGGCGCGACCTTCGCCGCGCTGCTGGCCCTGCGCACCCGCGAGCTGCACCCGCTGCCGCGCGCTCCGCGGGGCCGGGGCGCCACGCGCGAGGGCTTCGCCTACGTGCGCGGGCGGCCGGACATCCTGCTGATCCTCGTCGTCGTCGGCCTCGTCGGGGCCTTCGGCATGAACTTCCAGATGACGACGGCCCTCATGGCGCGCGTGGAGTTCGGCCGCGGCGCCACCGAGTACGGCCTGCTCGGCTCGGTGATGGCGATCGGGTCGCTGTCCGGCGCCCTGCTGGCCGCCCGGCGCGAGCGCCCGCGCCTGCGCCTGGTCGTCGGCGCCGCCGTCGCGTTCGGCGTCTCGGCCCTGGTGGCCTCGGCCATGCCGACGTACGAGCTGTTCGCCGTCGCCCTCGTGCCGGTCGGCCTCTCGGCGCTGACCCTCATGACGGCCGCCAACGCCACGGTGCAGACGACGACCGAGCCGGCCCTGCGCGGGCGCGTCATGGCGGTGTACATGGCCGTCTTCGCCGGCACCGCGCCGATCGGGGCGCCGCTGGTCGGCTGGGTCGGGGAGGTCGCCGGCCCGCGCTGGTCGATCGCCGTCGGCGGCGTCGCGGCGCTGCTCGCCGCGGCCGTGGTGGTCGCCGTCGTCGCCCGCCGCCAGGAGATCACCGTGCACGCCTCCGTGCACGCGCGCCCGCACCTGCAGCTGGAGCTCACCGACCTCGGGACCGAGCGCCCCGACGTGTCCCGCTCCGCCCCTCCTGCCGCACTTGTTCGGGAGAGTGCGGGGGACGGCGTCCCGGCGGTCGCACCTTCTCGGGAGAGTGCAGGGGACGGCGCCCCGGCGCCCGCGCGCGGACCGGTGGCGGACCCGCCGCGCCCGGCGGCCGCCCGGTCGGGCGGGGAGCGCCGTCCGGGAGCGCGGCCGGCCGCCCGGGCGCCCGGCGAGCGCCGCCGCAGCGGCGCGAGGGTGGGCTGA